A single genomic interval of Candidatus Woesearchaeota archaeon harbors:
- a CDS encoding YggU family protein, with protein MIMFNSGMIIRVRVKPGMPKAEITGFDREKQAYKMNVRAVPERGRANLEIIRFFRKRFGKDAKIISGASSRMKLLKIA; from the coding sequence ATGATAATGTTTAATTCTGGCATGATAATAAGAGTGAGGGTCAAGCCGGGTATGCCTAAAGCAGAGATAACAGGCTTTGACAGGGAAAAACAAGCATATAAGATGAATGTACGCGCAGTTCCTGAGAGAGGCAGGGCCAACCTGGAGATAATAAGGTTTTTCAGGAAAAGATTCGGGAAAGATGCAAAAATAATCTCCGGCGCTTCTTCAAGGATGAAACTGCTGAAGATTGCCTGA
- a CDS encoding transcription factor S, translated as MKMFCPKCGSILVPKKEGSKKVMSCTCGYKTKNIGNTTIKEEKTEKTKDVEVVEHTDINTLPKMDTECPKCGHKKAYFWLVQTRAGDEPETKFLKCEKCGHTWRDYS; from the coding sequence ATGAAAATGTTTTGCCCAAAATGCGGCTCGATACTGGTGCCCAAGAAAGAAGGAAGCAAAAAAGTGATGTCCTGTACGTGTGGATATAAGACCAAGAATATCGGGAATACCACTATTAAGGAAGAAAAAACCGAAAAAACAAAGGATGTCGAGGTTGTTGAGCATACTGATATAAACACCCTGCCTAAGATGGATACGGAATGCCCAAAATGCGGGCACAAGAAAGCATATTTCTGGCTTGTACAGACAAGGGCCGGCGATGAGCCGGAAACCAAGTTCTTGAAGTGTGAAAAATGCGGCCATACATGGAGGGATTACAGCTAA